A genomic stretch from Pseudomonas alkylphenolica includes:
- a CDS encoding amino acid adenylation domain-containing protein, whose amino-acid sequence MIPAQLLALPALPLTLNGKLDVQALPQPAASASGAFEAPHTALQISLAEVWREVLKVERVGLADNFFALGGHSLLATRVIARLRSRLALEVPLRSLFEHATFGQWCAALEHLVPGSGRTQIQALGRDADLPASHAQYRQWLFWTLNPDNPAYNTPIVVRLRGALNLAAVQTAFDALVARHEPLRTTFRLNGETLLQVIQPAQPVTLEYESLRHENGWADDALVRQRAVQETQRLFDLDHGPLLRVKLLQCAEDEHVLVLTLHHIVCDGWSMDVMAREFVSNYQACCLGQLPDHPALAVHYADYAQWQRQWLAEGEMQRQLDYWTVQLGGEQPLLELPLDHPRVPGAVMREGRIDLRLPVTLEARLRSFLAQHNMTQFQLFLGVFGLLLQRYSGQSDLRIGVPISNRNCEEVEGLIGFFVNTLVLRLQIEPQASALHHLCRVREAVLAAQAHQDLPFDRLVEALNPQRLADHNPLFQVMYNHLSSREGEVGSNSLHGLSAQELPLDGITAQFDLTLETLETRDAIQVSLLYAADLFERSRIEQMLGHWLNLLEAVVSTPATPVAALALLSSNEQQALCAPVPPSSAAASVIELFEAHAASAPSATALILGEQSLSYGQLQQRVAQLAARLQAMGVAPDTLVGVCAPRGFELIVALLAVHRAGAAYVPLDPAYPVERLKHMVNDSGLSVLLCDTPAPWMQALAAVRRCSISPDDSVAPVVPAPLQVLGQNLAYVIYTSGSTGLPKGVAVSHGALAMHCQAAAALYAVGAGDGLLQFASASFDAAAEQIFMALGSGARLLLGDVAQWSGDELADQLQRHHIDMVDLPPAYLAQFDQALAASGRQVAVRTCVLGGEAWDEQLIQGLGHFSFERLFNAYGPTEAVISPLLDHYRPGSGLGGKPSIGRPVGQRRAYLLDAELNLVPKSVRGELLIGGLGLARGYLHQPGLTAERFVPDPLGAVGERLYRTGDAGRYLDDGRVVFAGRIDEQLKIRGFRIEPGEIEAALLSLDRVREAAVIARPGPAGARLVAYVAGQALESDALQALLRERLPEHMVPRRIMCLAQLPMTLNGKLDRHALPPMQEQDTATQPVAPGNALEREIAELWAQVLRLPQVGVADNFFELGGDSIISIQVVSRARQAGILFSPRDLFKYQTVRELARIAQRGALAPAVDQGPVSGELVLQPAQQRFFDEAIPARHHWNQTVLLSTTTPLQAELLEHALQAVVAHHDSLRSRFRQGEQGWQAHIADPQAPRQTLLWRARVEAGESLLALCENAQRSLDLGEGPLLRGLLIEAEDASQRLLLTVHHLVIDGVSWRVLLEDLQAVYGQLHAGLALQLPARTTSTQRWAARLAEQARSPAWADAAQHWQAALAGADATLPANNPHALCVQGDAQSIKVQLDSALTRQLLQQAPAAYRTQVNDLLLTALARVVADWTGRAEVLLELEGHGRESLFDDLDPSRTLGWFTSLFPVRLSVAEDRVGTLKQVKEQLRAIPQRGVSFGALRYLGEETVQQALAALPPPRITFNYLGQFDGSFQADEGALFVPCSDAFGRTMSAEAPLGNWLSIDGQVYGGQLTLGWTFSTAMFDPASIEALAAAYIRELEALIGECVHSRDGGVTPSDFPLAGLTQAELDRLPLAARQLEDLYPLSPLQQGLLFHARYGQGQGDYINQTCVDIHGLDVGRFEQAWRETLAAHPILRSGFIWQGEMHQPLQLVQRDVALHMTQHDWRAHPAAQQAVLALEQEERERPFDLSRAPLLRLVLVRLADDSYRLIYTNHHILLDGWSNARLIGEVLARYNGQAVAASPGSYRDYIQWLQGRDVQRDRAFWQAQLARLPAPTRLSQALQGMVLDDVALRHGHGDLRSSLDQQATARLVQAARHAKVTVNTLVQAAWLLLLQRCTDQPAVAFGATVAGRPSDLPGIEEQVGLFINTLPLIAEPQPQQPLGAWLGELQALNLAMREHEHTPLFEIQSWAGQGGDALFDSILVFENYPLAEALQRHSAQDVQFGLPSNHEQTHYPLTLAVALDAQLSIHYSYQREAFTDQQVACLNQYLGGLLQQIAEASLELPLGELRLLDDAQQAERLLAGSDCPWHFPASRSLLGMIAEHACKRPFAPALIDGQRRVDFAQLEQASNRLARHLLSLGVGRGVKVGVALARGVEVPIALLAILKTGAAYVPMDASYPAERLAYMIEDSGMTLLLSQRQLAAQLSCPAQVQVLLLDELSQDVEALSDQALALAIEEQDLAYVIYTSGSTGQPKGVCVSHGPLSMHCQAIAERYEMHEDDCELHFLSFAFDGAHERWLTVLTSGASLLIRDDSLWTPSQTLEAMKQYGVSVAAFPPLYLHQLAESALQQGRPQRLRVLCFGGDAVPRASFDLVRRALDPEYMINGYGPTETVVTPLIWKAGRQDPCPTAYAPIGKRIGQRSGYVLDACLQPVAKGMPGELYLGGEGVALGYLQRPGLTADRFVCDPFDPCGARLYRSGDLVRELPCGNLEYLGRLDSQVKIRGFRVEAGEIEARLRQLPEVAEAAVIASVGAQGQQLHAYLVAQDGAVLDTEQSRHQVRQHVRQALAKNLPDYMVPSSFTWLASLPLSPNGKLDRKALPLPETVGCGRPYVAPESVLEQQIAGIWASVLQVEQVGLDDHFFELGGHSLLATQVTARVETELGTTVPLDLLFKAESLKDYVASTVPYLRLGSESDLNELQDFLSELETI is encoded by the coding sequence ATGATTCCGGCACAGCTACTGGCGCTCCCGGCGCTGCCGTTGACCCTCAATGGCAAGCTCGATGTCCAGGCCTTGCCACAGCCGGCGGCGAGTGCCAGCGGCGCTTTCGAGGCGCCGCACACTGCGCTGCAGATTAGTCTGGCCGAGGTCTGGCGCGAGGTGTTGAAGGTCGAGCGGGTGGGCCTGGCGGATAATTTCTTCGCCCTGGGCGGCCACTCGCTGCTGGCGACCCGGGTCATTGCCCGCTTGCGCAGCCGCCTGGCCCTGGAAGTACCGCTGCGCAGTCTGTTCGAACATGCCACCTTCGGCCAGTGGTGTGCGGCACTGGAACACCTGGTGCCGGGCAGTGGCCGCACACAGATCCAGGCCCTGGGGCGCGACGCAGACCTGCCTGCGTCCCATGCCCAGTACCGGCAATGGCTGTTCTGGACCCTCAACCCGGACAATCCGGCCTACAACACGCCGATTGTGGTGCGCCTGCGTGGCGCGTTGAACCTGGCGGCCGTGCAGACGGCTTTCGATGCGCTGGTGGCGCGCCACGAGCCCCTGCGCACCACCTTCCGCCTGAACGGCGAGACCTTGCTGCAGGTCATTCAGCCGGCGCAGCCGGTCACCCTTGAGTACGAGTCGCTGCGCCACGAAAACGGTTGGGCCGATGACGCTTTGGTGCGCCAGCGGGCGGTCCAGGAGACTCAGCGTCTGTTCGACCTGGACCACGGGCCCTTGCTGCGGGTCAAGCTGCTGCAGTGTGCCGAGGACGAACATGTCCTGGTGCTGACCTTGCATCATATTGTCTGCGATGGCTGGTCAATGGATGTGATGGCGCGCGAGTTCGTCAGCAACTACCAGGCCTGTTGCCTTGGCCAGTTGCCGGATCACCCGGCACTGGCGGTGCATTACGCCGATTATGCGCAGTGGCAGCGGCAATGGCTGGCCGAGGGTGAAATGCAGCGCCAGCTCGATTACTGGACTGTGCAGTTGGGCGGCGAGCAGCCGTTGCTTGAGTTGCCGCTGGATCATCCGCGTGTGCCAGGCGCGGTGATGCGCGAAGGGCGCATCGACCTGCGTTTGCCGGTAACGCTGGAGGCGCGTTTGCGCAGCTTCCTGGCGCAGCACAACATGACCCAGTTCCAGTTGTTCCTGGGGGTGTTCGGTTTGCTGTTGCAACGTTACAGCGGCCAGTCGGACCTGCGCATCGGCGTACCGATCAGCAACCGTAATTGTGAAGAGGTCGAAGGCCTGATCGGCTTCTTCGTCAACACCCTGGTACTGCGCTTGCAGATCGAACCACAGGCTTCGGCGCTGCACCACCTGTGCCGGGTGCGCGAAGCGGTGTTGGCCGCCCAGGCCCATCAGGATCTGCCGTTTGACCGGCTGGTGGAGGCGCTCAACCCACAGCGCCTGGCTGACCACAATCCATTGTTCCAGGTCATGTACAACCACCTGTCCAGTCGCGAAGGCGAAGTCGGCAGCAACAGCCTGCATGGGCTCAGCGCCCAGGAGCTGCCGCTGGATGGCATCACCGCGCAATTTGACCTGACCCTGGAGACCCTGGAAACCCGTGACGCCATCCAGGTTTCCCTGCTGTACGCGGCCGACCTGTTTGAGCGCAGCCGTATCGAGCAGATGCTCGGGCACTGGCTGAATCTGCTTGAGGCTGTGGTCAGCACTCCGGCCACGCCGGTAGCGGCACTGGCCTTGCTCAGCAGCAACGAGCAGCAGGCATTGTGCGCCCCTGTGCCGCCATCCAGTGCAGCGGCCAGCGTCATCGAGTTGTTCGAGGCGCATGCTGCTTCGGCACCTTCTGCGACAGCGCTGATTCTGGGTGAGCAGAGCCTCAGCTATGGCCAGCTTCAGCAGCGTGTCGCGCAACTGGCTGCACGTCTGCAGGCGATGGGCGTTGCTCCCGACACCCTGGTCGGCGTCTGTGCACCCCGCGGTTTTGAACTGATTGTCGCGTTGCTGGCGGTGCACCGGGCGGGCGCCGCCTATGTGCCGCTGGACCCGGCCTATCCGGTTGAACGCCTGAAACACATGGTCAATGACAGCGGCCTGAGCGTACTGCTGTGCGACACCCCGGCCCCGTGGATGCAGGCGCTGGCGGCGGTTCGCCGCTGCAGTATCAGCCCGGACGACAGCGTCGCGCCGGTCGTGCCCGCGCCGCTGCAGGTACTCGGACAAAACCTGGCCTATGTCATCTACACCTCTGGCTCCACTGGTCTGCCCAAAGGCGTGGCCGTCAGCCATGGCGCTCTGGCCATGCATTGCCAGGCGGCTGCCGCGTTGTACGCGGTGGGTGCGGGTGATGGCTTGCTGCAGTTCGCTTCAGCGAGTTTTGACGCAGCGGCCGAACAGATCTTCATGGCGCTTGGCAGTGGCGCCCGGCTGTTGCTGGGTGACGTGGCGCAGTGGAGTGGCGATGAACTGGCCGATCAACTGCAACGTCATCACATCGATATGGTCGATCTGCCGCCGGCCTATCTCGCTCAGTTCGACCAGGCCCTGGCCGCTTCGGGCCGCCAGGTTGCCGTGCGCACCTGTGTACTGGGGGGTGAGGCTTGGGACGAGCAGCTGATTCAGGGGCTCGGTCATTTCAGTTTCGAGCGCTTGTTCAACGCCTATGGCCCGACTGAAGCGGTGATCAGCCCGTTGCTGGACCACTACCGGCCGGGCAGCGGGCTGGGCGGCAAGCCGAGTATTGGTCGGCCGGTCGGCCAGCGCCGGGCTTATCTGCTCGATGCTGAGTTGAACCTGGTGCCGAAGTCGGTGCGTGGCGAGCTGCTGATCGGTGGCCTGGGGTTGGCGCGTGGTTACCTGCATCAGCCTGGGTTGACGGCCGAGCGCTTCGTCCCCGATCCGTTAGGCGCAGTGGGTGAACGCCTGTACCGCACGGGGGATGCCGGGCGCTATCTGGACGATGGCCGGGTGGTGTTTGCTGGCCGTATCGACGAGCAGCTGAAAATTCGCGGGTTCCGGATCGAACCGGGCGAGATCGAAGCCGCGCTGCTGAGTTTGGATCGCGTGCGCGAAGCGGCGGTGATTGCTCGGCCCGGGCCTGCTGGCGCACGTCTGGTTGCCTACGTGGCAGGTCAGGCCCTGGAGTCTGATGCTTTACAGGCACTGTTGCGCGAACGTCTGCCCGAGCACATGGTGCCGCGGCGGATCATGTGCCTGGCGCAACTGCCGATGACCCTCAATGGCAAGCTCGATCGCCATGCGCTGCCGCCTATGCAAGAACAGGACACCGCGACGCAGCCCGTGGCTCCAGGCAATGCCCTGGAGCGTGAGATCGCCGAGCTCTGGGCGCAGGTGCTGCGCCTGCCACAGGTGGGGGTAGCGGATAATTTCTTCGAGCTGGGCGGTGACTCGATCATCTCGATCCAGGTCGTCAGCCGGGCTCGTCAGGCCGGCATCCTGTTCTCGCCTCGTGACCTGTTCAAGTACCAGACGGTGCGCGAGTTAGCGCGCATCGCTCAGCGTGGTGCGCTCGCGCCGGCGGTCGATCAGGGGCCGGTCAGCGGCGAACTGGTGTTGCAACCGGCGCAGCAACGTTTCTTCGACGAAGCCATCCCGGCGCGTCATCACTGGAACCAGACCGTCCTGCTGAGCACCACCACGCCCTTGCAGGCCGAGCTGCTCGAGCACGCCCTGCAAGCGGTGGTGGCGCACCATGACAGCCTGCGCAGCCGCTTCCGTCAGGGCGAACAGGGCTGGCAGGCGCATATCGCAGACCCGCAAGCGCCACGGCAAACGCTGCTGTGGCGCGCCCGTGTGGAGGCCGGTGAGTCGCTGCTGGCGCTGTGCGAGAACGCCCAGCGCAGCCTCGACCTGGGCGAGGGGCCGCTGCTGCGCGGCCTGTTGATTGAGGCTGAAGATGCTTCCCAGCGTTTGTTGCTGACCGTGCATCACCTGGTGATTGACGGTGTGTCGTGGCGGGTGCTGTTGGAGGATCTGCAGGCTGTTTATGGACAGCTGCACGCAGGTCTTGCGCTGCAACTGCCGGCCAGAACCACCTCGACTCAACGCTGGGCTGCGCGCCTGGCCGAACAGGCGCGCAGCCCGGCCTGGGCCGATGCCGCACAACACTGGCAGGCGGCGTTGGCCGGCGCCGACGCGACGCTGCCGGCCAACAATCCGCACGCGCTGTGTGTGCAAGGTGATGCGCAGAGCATCAAGGTGCAGCTCGACAGCGCGCTGACCCGGCAGTTGCTGCAACAGGCACCGGCCGCCTATCGCACTCAGGTCAATGACCTGTTGCTGACCGCCCTGGCCAGGGTGGTCGCCGACTGGACGGGGCGCGCCGAAGTCCTGCTGGAGCTGGAGGGCCATGGCCGCGAAAGCTTGTTCGATGACCTTGACCCGAGCCGTACCCTGGGCTGGTTCACCAGCCTGTTCCCGGTGCGCCTGAGCGTTGCCGAAGACCGTGTCGGTACCCTCAAACAGGTCAAAGAACAGCTGCGTGCGATTCCTCAGCGTGGCGTGAGTTTTGGTGCGCTGCGCTACCTGGGGGAAGAAACCGTGCAGCAGGCCCTGGCGGCGTTGCCGCCGCCGCGCATCACCTTCAACTACCTGGGGCAGTTCGATGGCAGTTTCCAGGCCGATGAAGGGGCCTTGTTCGTACCCTGCAGCGATGCCTTCGGTCGTACCATGAGCGCAGAGGCGCCGCTGGGCAACTGGCTGAGCATTGACGGTCAGGTGTATGGCGGCCAACTGACCCTGGGCTGGACGTTCAGTACGGCGATGTTCGATCCGGCATCGATCGAGGCACTGGCCGCTGCCTATATCCGCGAACTCGAAGCGTTGATCGGCGAGTGCGTGCACAGCCGTGACGGCGGTGTCACACCGTCGGACTTCCCGTTGGCCGGGTTGACCCAGGCTGAACTCGACCGCCTGCCGCTGGCCGCACGCCAGCTGGAGGACCTCTATCCACTGTCGCCGTTGCAGCAGGGACTGCTGTTCCATGCGCGCTACGGGCAGGGCCAGGGCGACTACATCAACCAGACCTGCGTCGACATTCACGGGCTCGATGTCGGGCGCTTCGAGCAGGCCTGGCGCGAGACCCTGGCCGCTCACCCGATTCTGCGCAGCGGCTTCATCTGGCAGGGCGAAATGCACCAGCCGCTGCAGCTGGTGCAGCGTGATGTAGCGCTGCACATGACTCAGCATGACTGGCGCGCGCATCCGGCTGCGCAGCAGGCAGTGCTGGCGCTGGAACAGGAGGAGCGCGAGCGTCCCTTCGACTTGAGCCGGGCGCCGTTGTTGCGTCTGGTCCTGGTGCGCCTGGCTGACGACAGCTACCGGCTGATCTACACCAACCACCACATTCTCCTCGACGGCTGGAGCAACGCCCGGCTGATCGGCGAGGTGCTGGCGCGTTACAACGGCCAGGCGGTTGCAGCGAGCCCGGGCAGTTACCGTGACTACATCCAGTGGCTGCAAGGCCGTGATGTGCAGCGTGATCGTGCATTCTGGCAGGCTCAATTGGCCCGCCTGCCGGCGCCAACCCGCTTGTCGCAAGCGCTGCAGGGGATGGTGCTCGATGATGTTGCGCTGCGCCATGGTCATGGGGACCTGCGCAGCAGTCTGGACCAGCAAGCGACAGCGCGTCTGGTGCAGGCTGCACGCCACGCCAAGGTCACCGTCAACACCCTGGTTCAGGCAGCATGGCTGTTGCTGCTGCAACGCTGTACCGACCAGCCCGCCGTGGCGTTCGGCGCCACAGTTGCCGGCCGGCCCAGTGACTTGCCGGGGATCGAGGAGCAGGTCGGGCTGTTCATCAACACCTTGCCACTGATCGCCGAACCGCAGCCGCAACAGCCGCTGGGGGCCTGGCTTGGCGAACTGCAGGCACTCAACCTGGCGATGCGTGAACACGAACATACGCCGTTGTTCGAGATCCAGTCGTGGGCCGGGCAGGGAGGCGATGCGTTGTTCGACAGCATCCTGGTGTTCGAGAACTACCCGTTGGCCGAAGCCTTGCAGCGCCACTCGGCGCAAGACGTACAGTTCGGGTTGCCGAGCAACCACGAACAGACGCATTACCCGCTGACCCTGGCTGTAGCCCTGGATGCGCAACTGAGCATTCATTACAGCTACCAGCGCGAGGCGTTCACTGATCAGCAGGTGGCGTGCCTGAATCAGTACCTTGGCGGCTTGTTGCAGCAAATCGCCGAAGCGTCGCTGGAGCTGCCGTTGGGTGAGCTGCGTTTGCTCGACGACGCGCAGCAGGCCGAACGCCTGCTGGCCGGCAGCGACTGCCCGTGGCACTTCCCGGCCAGCCGTTCGTTGCTCGGCATGATTGCCGAACACGCGTGCAAGCGACCGTTTGCCCCGGCGCTGATCGACGGCCAGCGCCGGGTCGATTTCGCTCAACTTGAACAGGCCTCCAACCGCCTGGCCAGGCATCTGCTGAGCCTGGGCGTAGGGCGCGGGGTCAAGGTCGGGGTGGCCCTGGCCCGTGGCGTCGAGGTGCCGATCGCGTTGCTGGCGATTCTCAAGACCGGCGCCGCCTATGTGCCGATGGACGCCAGTTATCCTGCCGAGCGCCTGGCCTACATGATCGAAGACAGCGGCATGACACTGCTGCTGAGCCAGCGCCAACTGGCTGCGCAGCTGAGCTGCCCGGCGCAGGTCCAGGTACTCTTGCTCGATGAGTTGAGCCAAGACGTGGAGGCCCTGTCGGACCAGGCGCTGGCGCTGGCTATCGAAGAGCAGGACCTGGCGTATGTGATCTATACCTCAGGCTCCACCGGCCAGCCCAAGGGCGTATGCGTCAGCCACGGGCCGCTGAGCATGCATTGCCAGGCCATTGCCGAACGCTATGAAATGCATGAAGACGATTGCGAGCTGCACTTCCTGTCGTTTGCCTTCGACGGTGCCCATGAGCGCTGGCTGACGGTCCTTACCAGCGGTGCCAGCCTGCTGATCCGCGACGACAGTCTGTGGACCCCGAGCCAGACCCTGGAAGCCATGAAACAGTACGGTGTGAGCGTGGCCGCATTCCCGCCGCTGTACCTGCACCAGCTGGCCGAGAGTGCGCTGCAGCAGGGCCGGCCACAGCGCTTGCGGGTGCTGTGCTTTGGCGGTGATGCGGTGCCGCGGGCGAGCTTTGATCTGGTGCGTCGGGCGCTGGACCCGGAGTACATGATCAACGGTTACGGGCCGACCGAAACCGTGGTCACACCGCTGATCTGGAAAGCCGGACGCCAGGACCCTTGCCCAACGGCCTACGCGCCGATTGGCAAGCGCATCGGCCAGCGTAGCGGCTATGTGCTCGATGCTTGCCTGCAGCCGGTGGCCAAGGGCATGCCGGGCGAGTTGTACCTGGGCGGTGAAGGGGTCGCCCTGGGGTATCTGCAGCGCCCGGGGCTGACTGCCGACCGTTTCGTCTGCGATCCGTTCGACCCGTGTGGCGCACGCTTGTATCGCAGCGGTGACCTGGTTCGCGAGCTGCCTTGTGGCAACCTCGAATACCTCGGGCGCCTGGACAGCCAGGTGAAGATACGTGGCTTCCGGGTCGAAGCCGGTGAGATCGAAGCGCGCCTGCGTCAGCTCCCCGAAGTGGCCGAAGCCGCCGTGATTGCCAGCGTCGGTGCCCAGGGTCAGCAATTGCATGCCTACCTGGTGGCACAGGATGGCGCGGTGCTCGACACCGAGCAATCTCGCCACCAAGTGCGCCAGCACGTACGCCAGGCGCTGGCCAAGAACCTTCCGGACTATATGGTGCCATCGAGCTTTACCTGGCTGGCCAGCCTGCCGCTGTCACCGAACGGCAAGCTCGACCGCAAGGCCTTGCCACTGCCGGAGACGGTGGGTTGCGGGCGTCCTTACGTGGCGCCGGAGTCAGTGTTGGAGCAGCAGATTGCAGGGATCTGGGCATCGGTCCTGCAGGTGGAGCAGGTGGGGCTCGACGATCATTTCTTCGAACTGGGCGGCCACTCGCTGCTGGCCACTCAGGTCACCGCGCGCGTCGAAACCGAGCTCGGTACCACCGTACCGCTGGATCTGCTGTTCAAGGCCGAATCGCTTAAAGACTACGTAGCGTCAACCGTCCCTTATCTGAGACTGGGTTCCGAGAGCGATCTCAACGAACTGCAAGACTTCCTCTCGGAATTGGAGACGATCTGA